One Xylocopa sonorina isolate GNS202 unplaced genomic scaffold, iyXylSono1_principal scaffold0014, whole genome shotgun sequence genomic window carries:
- the LOC143431790 gene encoding uncharacterized protein LOC143431790 yields MTRWLSYEAATTLAVLPPLELLAATDAHVYRQLRSRQDDSAPPELVREALKLQARQSFLNSWWELLNSRRGSHRTFGAILPSLSRWVDRSHGQLIFRTTQVFTGHGCFGQYLRRIGRVVMGICHQYDGSGDTAEHTLEWYPAWEMLRRDLRAVIGHDLSLPSVEGPP; encoded by the exons ATGACCAGATG GCTGTCCTATGAGGCAGCGACAACTCTGGCGGTGCTACCACCGTTAGAGCTCCTGGCGGCTACGGATGCCCATGTTTACAGGCAGCTACGCAGTCGCCAGGATGACTCTGCCCCGCCAGAGTTAGTGAGAGAGGCGCTCAAGCTCCAAGCCCGGCAGTCTTTCTTGAATTCATGGTGGGAGCTACTCAACTCCCGCCGCGGAAGTCATAGGACCTTCGGGGCGATTCTGCCCTCCTTGTCAAGATGGGTAGACCGCAGCCATGGCCAGCTTATCTTCCGGACCACGCAGGTGTTCACCGGGCATGGATGCTTCGGTCAGTACCTGCGCCGGATCGGTAGGGTAGTCATGGGGATTTGTCATCAATATGATGGTTCCGGAGACACGGCGGAGCACACCCTGGAATGGTATCCAGCGTGGGAAATGTTGCGTCGTGATCTCCGGGCAGTTATAGGCCACGACCTGTCCCTGCCATCCGTCGAGGGGCCTCCATAA